A stretch of Aedes aegypti strain LVP_AGWG chromosome 2, AaegL5.0 Primary Assembly, whole genome shotgun sequence DNA encodes these proteins:
- the LOC5574084 gene encoding transcription factor grauzone: MSGKCRLCMMGCPLSFVEDEELRWMIDKIFYFKIFRNPGDLTLVCETCRETVAGFHEYAESVWKNQQFMRASSVPSTSGIVSKVEPDIHHIAKREHIDEDQEPPLPVAYLETSMTNAEDSMDDDDQDIDYKGDREWLLPDEDEDPIDEQEVKPTKTHKVEFEIEEMEDVEYLEEEQQRMQFATPKAKKPGPSKPTKLHESPKSEIEEQLLQHYNLCCDLCNQPLNGFAELMRHFKNIHNQPAYLNCCNKKITKKCWMIEHIQVHLNPDTFHCAICRKSYSSSRVLKEHTKEVHTPNEERSIKCETCHKPFATQRALSAHLMVSHGSIPCPECHKLLASQGSLKKHMVMMHGEGEQHVCDVCARVFRSKPCFDKHVKMHLGTFEAERVQCTLCMAWLTNKYCLRQHTRRIHTNADEVVSCEICGRAQRNQVMLRHHMTRAHGESRFECDVCFKKFKRPHHMREHKAIHHTGEDLYGCDYCPERFNNKNKQCLHRKTCHPAEFEEEMRRRAMKDM, from the exons ATGTCCGGAAAGTGTCGTTTGTGCATGATGGGATGTCCCCTTTCCTTTGTGGAGGACGAGGAGCTGCGTTGGATGATCGATAAGATTTTCTACTTCAAG ATCTTCCGCAATCCCGGGGATTTGACGCTGGTTTGCGAAACCTGCCGGGAAACGGTAGCCGGATTTCACGAGTACGCCGAGAGTGTTTGGAAGAACCAGCAGTTCATGCGGGCGAGTTCGGTGCCCTCTACCAGTGGAATCGTATCAAAGGTTGAGCCAGATATTCATCATATTGCCAAGAGGGAACATATTGATGAAGATCAGGAACCTCCCTTACCGGTTGCGTACCTGGAAACTAGCATGACGAATGCGGAGGATTCCATGGACGACGATGACCAGGATATTGATTATAAAGGAGACCGAGAATGGCTACTTCCGGACGAGGATGAAGACCCTATCGATGAGCAGGAAGTCAAACCGACCAAGACTCATAAAGTTGAGTTTGAAATAGAAGAAATGGAGGACGTAGAATACTTGGAAGAAGAGCAGCAAAGGATGCAGTTTGCCACTCCTAAAGCTAAGAAACCTGGGCCGAGTAAACCAACCAAGCTGCACGAAAGCCCGAAATCGGAAATTGAAGAACAGCTCCTGCAGCATTACAATTTGTGTTGTGATCTTTGCAATCAGCCCTTGAATGGATTTGCTGAGCTGATGAGACACTTCAAGAACATTCACAACCAACCGGCTTATTTGAACTGTTGCAACAAGAAAATCACGAAGAAATGCTGGATGATCGAACACATCCAAGTGCATTTGAATCCGGATACGTTCCACTGCGCCATTTGCCGGAAGAGCTACAGCTCTAGTCGAGTGCTCAAAGAGCACACCAAGGAAGTGCACACTCCAAACGAAGAACGCTCCATTAAGTGCGAAACGTGTCACAAGCCGTTTGCCACCCAGCGTGCCCTCAGTGCCCATCTGATGGTATCCCACGGATCAATACCCTGTCCGGAATGTCACAAGCTACTGGCCTCGCAAGGATCCCTCAAGAAGCACATGGTCATGATGCACGGCGAGGGAGAACAGCACGTTTGCGATGTGTGTGCCCGGGTGTTCCGTTCGAAGCCCTGCTTCGACAAGCACGTCAAAATGCACCTGGGAACGTTCGAAGCCGAGAGGGTTCAGTGTACCCTATGCATGGCCTGGCTCACCAACAAGTACTGCCTGAGGCAACATACGCGCCGCATTCACACCAACGCGGACGAAGTGGTATCGTGTGAGATTTGCGGCCGGGCCCAGCGGAACCAGGTCATGCTGAGACACCACATGACCCGGGCCCACGGCGAGAGTCGCTTCGAGTGCGACGTGTGTTTCAAGAAGTTCAAGCGACCGCATCACATGAGG gaACACAAAGCGATCCATCACACCGGTGAGGACCTCTATGGATGCGATTATTGTCCCGAGCGGTTTAACAACAAGAACAAGCAGTGCTTACATCGGAAGACGTGCCACCCGGCCGAGTTCGAAGAGGAGATGCGCCGACGAGCCATGAAGGATATGTAG
- the LOC5574114 gene encoding transcription factor grauzone isoform X1, which yields MNMAETCRLCLGQNPNSAPMTVEDVDFRKKVDRIFFFRVARNQDVPTMVCEACKTTVSGFYDYAEQVQKNQEFLRTALVPTTSSNSLEVVASYETVDIEDAGGSVKMEYMVKKEPDDAEWMGLNTYCEATIGADRSDGEVQVDSKAFNQKQDPEWTPLQMYQEEDDDDEDDDDDVSYDSDSDTKPYLEEGEYVEDVKPKRKSKPKHGSAKKARTDRKSDEPTIDELVLQHYKLSCDLCSEPLEDFTELRKHYKYVHDEQGYLKCCNKKIFKKCWMVEHIQLHLNPDAFHCDICNKSYSSSKVLKEHTKEVHSPNESRPFKCDVCLKPFVSNAHLNAHIMVAHGSVQCPQCPKVLASQGSLKKHLVAMHGDGEQHVCDVCARVFRSKQCFDTHVKGHLGTRTENRVQCSMCSVWLTDKYCLTKHIRRMHIQPEVALSCELCGKQVRNQDALNCHMRRAHTESRFACEICHKKFKRPHHMREHVAIHHTGEALYGCNHCPERFNTKNKQYMHRKTAHPAEWEEEMRKRVMKDA from the exons ATGAACATGGCAGAGACTTGCCGTCTCTGCCTGGGCCAAAACCCGAACAGTGCCCCAATGACGGTGGAGGATGTTGATTTTCGCAAGAAGGTCGACCGGATTTTCTTCTTTCGG GTGGCTCGAAATCAGGACGTTCCGACAATGGTTTGCGAGGCTTGCAAGACAACGGTGTCGGGATTCTACGATTACGCCGAACAGGTTCAGAAGAATCAGGAATTTCTGAGGACGGCCCTTGTTCCGACGACTTCTTCCAATTCGCTGGAGGTCGTGGCCTCGTATGAAACCGTGGACATTGAAGACGCCGGCGGATCGGTCAAAATGGAGTACATGGTTAAGAAAGAACCGGACGACGCGGAATGGATGGGACTGAATACTTATTGCGAGGCCACCATTGGGGCTGATCGTTCCGATGGGGAAGTTCAGGTGGATTCGAAAGCATTCAATCAGAAGCAGGATCCGGAGTGGACTCCATTACAGATGTATCAAGAagaggatgatgatgatgaagatgaCGACGATGATGTGTCCTACGATTCCGATTCCGACACGAAGCCGTACTTAGAAGAAGGCGAATATGTGGAAGATGTGAAACCGAAGCGGAAGAGCAAACCGAAACATGGTTCTGCGAAAAAAGCAAGAACGGATCGGAAATCAGATGAACCCACGATAGACGAACTGGTGCTGCAGCATTACAAGCTTTCTTGCGATCTGTGCTCGGAACCTCTGGAGGATTTCACAGAACTTCGGAAGCATTACAAATACGTCCATGACGAGCAGGGTTATTTGAAATGCTGcaacaagaaaattttcaagaaatgctGGATGGTCGAGCACATACAACTTCATCTGAATCCGGATGCATTCCACTGCGACATCTGCAACAAAAGCTACAGCTCCAGCAAAGTGCTCAAAGAACATACCAAAGAGGTTCACTCGCCGAACGAAAGTCGTCCTTTCAAGTGCGATGTCTGTCTGAAGCCATTCGTATCGAATGCTCATCTAAACGCTCACATAATGGTGGCCCACGGGTCCGTCCAGTGTCCGCAGTGTCCCAAAGTCTTAGCTTCACAAGGTTCCTTAAAGAAGCACCTGGTGGCGATGCACGGCGATGGAGAGCAGCACGTTTGCGATGTGTGTGCCCGGGTGTTCCGCTCGAAGCAGTGCTTCGATACACACGTCAAGGGTCACCTGGGGACGCGCACCGAGAACCGTGTCCAGTGCAGTATGTGCTCGGTTTGGCTCACGGATAAGTACTGCCTGACGAAGCACATCCGCCGGATGCACATCCAACCGGAGGTGGCCCTGTCGTGTGAGCTGTGCGGCAAACAGGTGCGCAACCAGGACGCGCTCAATTGCCACATGCGCCGGGCGCACACCGAGAGCCGATTTGCGTGCGAAATTTGCCACAAGAAGTTCAAACGACCGCACCACATGAGG
- the LOC110675430 gene encoding uncharacterized protein LOC110675430 produces the protein MQFSQEEVIESSQKSSRGKCRRRSHISFTQARRSLRSSKVQIAPRRHSSTGEGFEIPERATEDSAGNVSGSLFSGQQDLLKLYDEHERKREDDKVLERVLEQSRKACEQLKLQTESVNLFSATDGIPLRREIGMNTDVIARGEMAIQTTSTERRDFGVQAATEKVVLKHVGVQLSPIVEKRSTRDAEVQSSFPTEESKRMRMTDAGTNTRSVSLEDATVQTNPVERRNVGVQKYHSTRVREVGNQTSAGDLNRSVGKRNVCVQQRSSGMLELNREASLALGIELKCDPTRLQRLLMRVAAKQCSKDGGGNGNDSGEQQVDFTDEDPYLANYGYFMEDLGEEDDGSSPSDSGLGEIEPRMSCSIEESPC, from the exons ATGCAATTTT CTCAAGAGGAGGTCATCGAGAGTTCGCAGAAATCCTCGCGGGGAAAATGCCGTAGACGGTCGCATATCTCATTCACACAGGCACGCAGATCACTGCGGTCGTCAAAGGTTCAAATTGCGCCACGTCGTCACTCGTCCACCGGGGAAGGGTTCGAAATACCCGAAAGGGCAACCGAGGACAGCGCCGGGAACGTGTCCGGAAGTTTATTCTCCGGCCAGCAAGACCTGCTTAAGCTGTACGATGAACACGAGCGTAAGCGTGAAGACGACAAGGTGCTGGAACGGGTTCTGGAACAATCCCGAAAGGCCTGCGAGCAGCTGAAGCTTCAAACCGAGTCGGTGAATTTGTTTAGCGCAACGGATGGGATTCCGTTGCGGAGGGAAATCGGGATGAACACGGACGTGATAGCGAGGGGTGAGATGGCCATCCAGACGACCTCGACGGAACGCAGAGATTTCGGAGTGCAAGCCGCAACCGAGAAGGTAGTCCTGAAGCACGTGGGAGTCCAACTCTCTCCGATTGTAGAAAAACGATCGACTAGAGATGCTGAAGTTCAGTCGTCGTTTCCGACCGAGGAATCAAAGAGAATGCGGATGACGGACGCAGGAACCAACACACGAAGTGTGTCCTTGGAAGACGCCACGGTTCAAACCAACCCAGTTGAGCGGAGGAATGTAGGAGTCCAGAAGTATCACAGCACACGTGTCCGCGAGGTTGGCAATCAAACGTCTGCCGGGGATTTGAATCGATCCGTCGGCAAAAGGAACGTTTGCGTGCAGCAACGATCTTCCGGAATGTTGGAGCTGAATCGCGAAGCGTCTCTCGCGCTGGGAATCGAACTGAAATGTGACCCCACAAGATTGCAGCGACTTCTGATGCGGGTTGCGGCCAAGCAGTGTAGCAAGGATGGGGGCGGAAATGGAAACGATTCTGGTGAGCAGCAAGTGGATTTCACGGACGAGGATCCGTACTTGGCCAATTACGGGTACTTTATGGAGGATTTGGGTGAGGAGGATGATGGCTCATCGCCCAGCGATTCGGGATTGGGAGAGATTGAGCCGCGAATGAGCTGTAGCATTGAGGAATCGCCCTGCTAG